A single genomic interval of Methanooceanicella nereidis harbors:
- a CDS encoding HVO_0476 family zinc finger protein: MEKMEIIEAECPSCSPDEPVAHLVLKESEGRVRCEECGLVHVIPVKKQRFVKLKVIVSRQDKSSVQETEVDADEYLHAGDEFVVDTGEEISGVRIQSLELKTSKRVEKAKPEEVLTIWARAIDEVIVKIAVQKHEITESLDYKVNGDYEFTIGDTIKVKGYEVKISYIKIRDGALMKREGATAKAKDIKRIYSKIVSESKFGSRKGVRGGRKISGSMRSSRET, translated from the coding sequence ATGGAAAAGATGGAGATAATAGAGGCAGAATGCCCTTCATGCAGTCCGGACGAGCCGGTTGCTCACCTTGTTTTGAAGGAAAGCGAAGGCAGGGTAAGATGCGAAGAATGCGGCCTCGTACACGTAATACCGGTAAAAAAGCAGAGATTTGTTAAGCTAAAGGTCATCGTTAGCAGACAGGATAAATCATCGGTACAGGAGACAGAGGTCGACGCGGATGAATACCTGCATGCAGGCGACGAGTTTGTCGTGGACACGGGCGAGGAGATCAGCGGCGTACGTATCCAGTCCCTGGAACTAAAAACCAGTAAGAGAGTGGAAAAAGCGAAGCCCGAAGAGGTGCTCACCATTTGGGCCAGGGCCATAGACGAGGTCATTGTAAAAATTGCCGTACAGAAGCACGAAATAACCGAGTCGCTCGATTATAAGGTTAACGGGGATTACGAGTTCACGATAGGCGATACGATAAAAGTGAAGGGATATGAGGTCAAGATATCCTACATAAAGATAAGGGATGGCGCCCTGATGAAGAGGGAAGGCGCTACAGCCAAGGCAAAGGATATTAAAAGAATATATTCAAAGATAGTATCGGAAAGCAAGTTCGGCTCGAGAAAAGGAGTAAGAGGAGGAAGAAAGATATCGGGCTCAATGAGATCGTCGCGCGAGACCTGA